The genomic DNA AGGTTCAGGTTGCGAATTTCTTCAACCATATGGCTTTCAACGTAGACCACAGCCAGCTGCCTCCCAAGACGACCAGCGCTCCGCCAACGAACGGCAAATCGGAGTTTCACTTCAACCCTGTGAGACGCAAGATGGAAATCAAGGCAGGCTCGGATTAGATGTGCACAATAGATAGAAGTAGAACCCAAGCCGAGCCTAGAAACGGCGCATGGATGTAGAACATATATAGAAGGCACCTCTGCTTGTTGAACATTGACGCGGCTCTGTAAGGAGCTAGAGACAGCAAGATGTACAACGAGGTGCAACGAGGTGTCGCCCGGCGGCCCCCACAGCTTGGTAGTTGCCCGGTGGTGATGCATTAAGCTCTCGCGGAAGGGCAAGATCCGCCATGGTATCCGCTCTGAACGCCGCGAAACACTACAAGGGGTTTAAAACAAGACGAATATAAGATCCCCCTCCCACTTCCCAGTCCAGTATGTTTTGTTTTGGCACTCCCGAACGCCGCCCATGATGCAAACACATGCTAATACTAAGAGGCAGCGCCTCTCCACTCGCCGATGGTCCCTTACGCGAACGAGacgctcttcttcttcttgggcttggcAGCCCGGGACCCGGAGATCGCAATGTGGTTGACGTTCTCCTCGGTATCGGGCTTTCCGTTGGTGGCGCGCTTCCTCTTCTTACGCAGTGAGTCCTTGGTGTCCTCCAACTTCGActtcctctcctcgtccttcttctcggcctctaCTCGGCGAGCTTCGCGGATCTCCTCCATCTGTCTAGCCTTCATCATCTTAGACTCGATCTggccctccttctcggcctgtACCATGGCGAGAATTGTCGTCATGCTCTCCTATTAATCAGTCAGCAATCGCGACATCGGCCAAAGCGCAGTCGTGAGGTGTAGCCCTACCCTATCGTCGACAAAgaccttgcccttcttcttgcccttgggcttCGCCACACCGGCGGGCGTGACCATGTTCAACTTGGGAATATCGAGCTCCGCCTCTGTGTAgaccttcttcttgcgcttcttcagcagggcgtcgaggttCGACTTTCCCTTGGCCTTCAGCGGCTTGGTACCCTTGGGGGTGTCTTTGGATTTCCTGACGATGCCGTCGGGCACGGCGCTGGCGTTCTTGGCGGCATTCTTGCTGTTCTTGATACCGGAGCCGTTGGATGCGTGCTTGTTCTTGATGGTTCTCGTCTTTGAGGGCGCCATTGTGGAGGTCGTGAGTGTGGTTGCGAGAGTGGCGGGTATGGGTGAATTGGGACTTGTCGCGACTCGGCGGGATGGGGAGTTGGAGGGACCAAGTGCGAAATCTAGAATTTTTTTTGACTATCGGGGACGATAAGCTCACCGAGACGGCTGCGATAAGCTTGAGTGGATTCGttcccacccacccacccggCATCACTAAGACTCTCTCTACACAGCGTACTCTGTACATTTCCAGAGAAGCTAAGAAACCAACAGCTGGTCTACAACAGTGCTCGGCACATTAACAACTATCAGTATGCCTGCTGTCGAGATCATGAAAAGGATGGATACAGTTATTTGAAGTCCAATTGTATCGGACCATTCGCTGGGATAGGCGACTCGACCCTTGGTCCCAAAGCGCCTTTGGTGTAGCAGCGCCGACCAATCTCAAGTCAAAAAGGTCCTAAGGTCTGAACCTCTCTTTCATTTAAGTCTTCTTCCATCCATACAAGCCACCGGTGTCAAGCCTCCAAGACCTTGACGCCGCACCGAGGCATCGGGGTGGGTTGCGAGCACTTTTATTGGAGACGCGGCATGGTCGACCTCTCCCCGCATGGCTGACGTACCGAAGTGGCACCATTGACCGCTCTGGTTTGGTCCTTGAGTGCAGTGTAACTGAGGACCGAGAGACGACGTCTGAGGAAGAATGCTGGAGATATCGGGAGTTGATGATACAAGACGGTCAATGACACCAGAACACAGCTGTTTCTGTCCGGCTTTTTGAACAGAATCCAAATGACCGAGGGCGACTTGTGCCGGTATGAGTACAACACAACACATTTTGAGAAAGGTGAAGCCAGTTTCCGAGCTGACAAGCGTGGATTCACATCCCCATCGGTAGGGCATTGCCTCTGCCAAATATGGGGAGGGGGCCAGTCTCAGAcgcggaggcggaggcggaggtcAAGACGGCTACCCCAGGAATCCCCACCTTTGATGTCCCTGTAGCT from Colletotrichum higginsianum IMI 349063 chromosome 3, whole genome shotgun sequence includes the following:
- a CDS encoding 60S ribosomal subunit assembly/export protein loc-1; amino-acid sequence: MAPSKTRTIKNKHASNGSGIKNSKNAAKNASAVPDGIVRKSKDTPKGTKPLKAKGKSNLDALLKKRKKKVYTEAELDIPKLNMVTPAGVAKPKGKKKGKVFVDDRESMTTILAMVQAEKEGQIESKMMKARQMEEIREARRVEAEKKDEERKSKLEDTKDSLRKKRKRATNGKPDTEENVNHIAISGSRAAKPKKKKSVSFA